In Microbacterium sp. SLBN-146, one genomic interval encodes:
- a CDS encoding bifunctional (p)ppGpp synthetase/guanosine-3',5'-bis(diphosphate) 3'-pyrophosphohydrolase → MTETFPPAQTSSLRRLVPRIFSRAARRDDVEQLLRTVRTHHPKGDLSIIERAYGVAEGAHRGQTRQSGEPYITHPLAVAQILADLGLGPKAIAAALLHDTVEDTGYDLDTLTAEFGDEVSMLVDGVTKLDKVKYGESAQAETVRKMIVAMSKDIRVLLIKLADRLHNARTWGFVPPAKAAKKATETLEIYAPLAHRLGIQTIKSELEDLSFAVLHPKLYAEIDSLVKQRTPQREEYVQNVIDAVDGDLRELRIRGRVMGRPKQLYSVYQKMVVRGREFDDIYDLIGIRVLVGSVRDCYAVLGSIHARWTPLPGRFKDYIATPKFNLYQSLHTTVIGPGGRTVEIQIRTNEMHQQAEFGVAAHWKYKERMSGGKPDAKSVDTDMAWLAHISDWQAETADPGEFLDSLRFEIGAKEVYVFTPKGRVIGLPAGATPVDFAYAVHTEIGHRTMGAKVNGRLVPLESELTSGDVVEVFTSKNPDAGPSQDWLGFVRSTRARSKIRGWFTKERREEAIEQGKEAIARAMRRQNLPLQRLMSQDSFSEVAEQLRYEDVSALYAAVGEGHVSTQSVIEKVTALVSANDTSTGPIDIPQIGRSRAPRGGDSGVLVRGSPDILVKLAKCCTPVPGDDVMGFVTRGSGVSVHRTDCTNVASLLKDPERVIDVEWAPTTKSVFLVQIQVEALDRSGLLSDVTRVLSEHHVNILSASVSTTNDRLALSKFVFEMGDIVHLDRVLNAVRRIDAVYDVYRVTSS, encoded by the coding sequence ATGACGGAGACCTTTCCTCCTGCGCAGACGTCGAGTCTGCGTAGGCTCGTCCCGCGAATCTTCTCCCGTGCGGCGCGGCGCGATGATGTCGAACAGCTCTTGCGGACGGTGCGCACGCACCATCCCAAGGGAGATCTGTCGATCATCGAGCGCGCCTACGGCGTCGCGGAAGGCGCTCACCGGGGTCAAACGCGACAGAGCGGTGAGCCATACATCACCCACCCTCTGGCGGTCGCCCAGATTCTCGCGGATCTCGGTCTCGGGCCGAAAGCGATCGCGGCAGCGCTCCTGCACGACACCGTCGAAGACACGGGCTACGACCTGGACACCCTCACGGCCGAGTTCGGCGACGAGGTGTCGATGCTGGTCGACGGCGTCACGAAGCTCGACAAGGTCAAGTACGGCGAGAGCGCCCAGGCCGAGACAGTCCGCAAGATGATCGTCGCGATGTCGAAGGACATCCGCGTTCTCCTGATCAAGCTCGCCGACCGGCTCCACAACGCGCGCACCTGGGGATTCGTCCCCCCTGCGAAGGCCGCGAAGAAGGCCACGGAGACCCTTGAGATCTATGCGCCGCTGGCGCACCGCCTCGGCATCCAGACGATCAAATCCGAGCTCGAAGATCTGTCGTTCGCAGTTCTGCATCCCAAGCTCTACGCCGAGATCGACTCGCTCGTGAAGCAGCGCACACCCCAGCGCGAAGAGTACGTGCAGAACGTCATCGACGCCGTCGACGGCGACTTGCGTGAGCTGCGCATCCGTGGTCGCGTCATGGGGCGACCGAAGCAGCTGTACTCGGTCTATCAGAAGATGGTCGTGCGCGGCCGCGAGTTCGACGACATCTACGACCTCATCGGCATCCGTGTCCTCGTGGGCAGCGTGCGCGACTGCTATGCCGTCCTCGGGTCGATCCACGCGCGCTGGACGCCGCTCCCGGGCCGTTTCAAGGACTACATCGCCACACCCAAGTTCAACCTGTACCAGTCGCTGCACACGACCGTCATCGGCCCCGGTGGCCGCACGGTCGAAATCCAGATCCGCACGAACGAGATGCACCAGCAGGCGGAGTTCGGTGTTGCGGCGCACTGGAAGTACAAAGAGCGGATGAGCGGCGGGAAGCCCGATGCCAAGTCGGTCGACACCGACATGGCCTGGCTCGCGCACATCTCCGACTGGCAGGCCGAGACCGCCGACCCCGGAGAGTTCCTCGATTCCCTGCGGTTCGAGATCGGGGCCAAGGAGGTCTACGTCTTCACGCCGAAGGGACGCGTGATCGGGCTTCCCGCCGGCGCGACGCCCGTCGACTTCGCGTACGCCGTGCACACCGAGATCGGGCACCGCACGATGGGTGCCAAGGTGAACGGCCGCCTGGTCCCTCTCGAGTCGGAACTGACGAGCGGCGACGTCGTCGAGGTCTTCACCTCGAAGAATCCCGACGCGGGCCCGAGCCAGGACTGGCTCGGCTTCGTCCGCAGCACGCGTGCACGCAGCAAGATCCGCGGCTGGTTCACGAAGGAGCGTCGCGAGGAGGCGATCGAGCAGGGCAAGGAGGCGATCGCCCGCGCGATGCGGCGGCAGAATCTGCCGTTGCAGCGCCTCATGAGCCAGGACTCCTTCTCGGAGGTCGCGGAGCAGCTGCGCTACGAGGACGTCTCCGCGCTCTACGCCGCTGTCGGCGAGGGCCACGTGTCGACGCAGTCTGTCATCGAGAAGGTGACGGCGCTCGTCAGTGCGAACGACACGTCTACCGGCCCCATCGACATTCCGCAGATCGGTCGCTCGCGGGCTCCTCGCGGGGGCGACTCCGGTGTGCTCGTGCGGGGCTCACCCGACATCCTGGTGAAGCTCGCCAAATGCTGCACGCCCGTCCCCGGCGACGACGTCATGGGCTTCGTGACGCGCGGCAGCGGCGTGTCGGTGCACCGCACCGACTGCACGAACGTCGCCTCGCTCTTGAAGGACCCGGAGCGCGTCATCGACGTGGAGTGGGCCCCGACGACCAAGAGCGTCTTCCTCGTCCAGATCCAGGTCGAGGCTCTCGATCGGTCGGGTCTGCTCAGCGACGTCACGCGCGTCTTGAGCGAGCACCACGTCAACATCCTGTCGGCGAGCGTCTCGACCACCAACGACCGGCTCGCGCTGAGCAAGTTTGTCTTCGAGATGGGCGACATCGTCCATCTCGACAGGGTGCTCAACGCCGTGCGTCGCATCGACGCCGTCTACGACGTCTACCGCGTCACCTCCTCCTGA